The window CGGCGATGTCGTAAATGCCTTAAATGCTATCGGCGCAACGCCCCGCGAAATTATTTCGATATTGCAGGCTATGAAAGCTGCGGGCGCGCTACATGCTGAACTGCAGATAATCTAGGCGGTGATGTAATGGAAATTAACCGGGTTGCCACTAATAGTGCAATCAATAGCTATACGGCAAGCAAAACCAAAGCAGAGGGCGATTTTGCCGCCCAGCTCAGCAAAGCAACGGCCAATCCAGCTGCGGGGGACGATGCAAGGCTAAAATCGGTATGCCGTGAGATGGAAGCCGTATTTCTAAACTTAATGCTGTCGCGGATGCGGGCAACCGTACCAAAATCTGATCTCTTGCCCGACCGCTCTAAGGAAGAAATCATGCAGTCGATGCTTGATTCGGAGTTAACCAAAAATATGGCTCACGCCGGCGGCGCCGGTTTGGCCGATATGTTGTACCGGCAGCTCACCCTGCCAGGAACAGCAACAAATGCAAAAAGTCAGGCACCTAAATAGTGTCTGACTTTTTTCCACAGATGCAACTATATTAACCGCAAAGTTCGCTAAAATATCCGTTATTAGGAGGTCTTACAAATGATTAAGCTTTGCCGCCGAATTGCTTTGTTGCTCATG is drawn from Veillonellaceae bacterium and contains these coding sequences:
- a CDS encoding flagellar biosynthesis protein FlgJ, with amino-acid sequence MEINRVATNSAINSYTASKTKAEGDFAAQLSKATANPAAGDDARLKSVCREMEAVFLNLMLSRMRATVPKSDLLPDRSKEEIMQSMLDSELTKNMAHAGGAGLADMLYRQLTLPGTATNAKSQAPK